The Meiothermus sp. region GGGCGATCTGCTCGGCGTGGAGTTTTATCTTTAGGTTGTGCAAAAGGGCCGCCTCGAGAATCCTTCGGGTCTCTTTCAGGGTGAACGCACCTTCATCACAAAACACGTCCACCGCCTCGGCCAGGCCGCTGCGGGCTACCTCGGGGATGAGTTCGCCGGTGAACATCGCCACGTACTTTTTCCGCTCCCAGCCCTGGGGCACCACGTGGGCCAGCAGGGTGGGGAAGACGTGCTGGGGCAGGGTCTCCTGAAGGCGCCGGATTACCCGCAGCATCTTGAGCTCGGCTTCGGGCAGGAGGCCGTAGCCACTCTTGATTTCTATGGCGGTTACCCCTTGGGCAAGGAAGAGGGCGGCTCGAGCTTTCGCCCACTCGTATAACTCATCTTCTGAAGCGGCATGGGTGGCCCGCACCGTTGCATAAATCCCGCCCCCGGCGGCCAGGATGGCCTCGTAGCTCTCGCCTCGTGCGCGCTTTAGGTACTCGCCCAGGCGATTGCCGCCATAGACCAGATGCGAGTGGGCGTCCACCAGGCCCGGCACTGCCCCGCGTCCGCCCAGGTCGGCGCGTGGCCAGGTCCGGTATTCCTCGGGCAAATCCTTCTCGGCCCCAACCCAAACAAAGCGTCCATCCCGGACAGCGAAAGCGGCGCGCTCGAGCCTTTCCCTCGGCGTGTATAGCTCAGCGATGCCTGTAAATACCTGTTTCATCCTTCCCGTTCCCACCCCGCCAGGTCCAGTCCGCGCTCGCGGGCGACTAGCTTGGCTTGCTCGTAGCCGGCGTGGGCATGGCGCATCACGCCGGTGCCGGGGTCGTTGGTCAGGACGCGCTCGAGCCTGAAAGCCGCCTCCTCCGAGCCATCCGCCAGCGTGACCTGCCCGGCGTGGAGGCTGTAGCCCATGCCCACCCCGCCGCCGTGGTGGAAGCTGACCCAGGCCGCCCCCGAGACCGCGTTCAGGGCGAAGTTCAGAATGGGCCAGTCGGCCACCGCGTCCGAGGTGTCCAGCATGGCCTCGGTCTCGCGGTAGGGGGAAGCCACCGAACCGGCGTCCAGGTGGTCGCGGCCAATCACGATGGGGGCCCCCACCTCGCCCCTTGCCACCATCTCGTTGAAGAGGAGCCCGGCCTTGTCGCGCTCCTTGTAACCCAGCCAGCAGATGCGCGCCGGGAGGCCCTGGAACTTGAACTTCTTCACGCCCTCGGTGAGCCAGCGGTGTAGGCCCTCGTCCTCGGGGAAGAGCTCGAGCACGGCCTTATCGGTCTTGTAGATGTCCTCAGGTCTGCCGGAGAGCGCCACCCAGCGAAAAGGGCCGCGCCCCTCGCAGAACTGGTCGCGGATAAAGGCCGG contains the following coding sequences:
- the hutU gene encoding urocanate hydratase, which gives rise to SIGLLGNTAEVLPEMVRRGFTPELVTDQTSAHDPLYGYIPVLHADEDPALLRQRDPQGYKERVLNDMATHCRAIVEMQKKGAIAFDYGNNLRAFAQLGGFAEAFSYPGFVPAFIRDQFCEGRGPFRWVALSGRPEDIYKTDKAVLELFPEDEGLHRWLTEGVKKFKFQGLPARICWLGYKERDKAGLLFNEMVARGEVGAPIVIGRDHLDAGSVASPYRETEAMLDTSDAVADWPILNFALNAVSGAAWVSFHHGGGVGMGYSLHAGQVTLADGSEEAAFRLERVLTNDPGTGVMRHAHAGYEQAKLVARERGLDLAGWEREG
- the hutI gene encoding imidazolonepropionase; this encodes MKQVFTGIAELYTPRERLERAAFAVRDGRFVWVGAEKDLPEEYRTWPRADLGGRGAVPGLVDAHSHLVYGGNRLGEYLKRARGESYEAILAAGGGIYATVRATHAASEDELYEWAKARAALFLAQGVTAIEIKSGYGLLPEAELKMLRVIRRLQETLPQHVFPTLLAHVVPQGWERKKYVAMFTGELIPEVARSGLAEAVDVFCDEGAFTLKETRRILEAALLHNLKIKLHAEQIAHTGATKLAAELGALSADHLEQTTSADWEALAQSGTVGTVLPGAAVILRKPFPNARAMWDAGVRVAIATDHNPGSSPLFSPWLGMQLTVSLGRLSLEEALMAHTENAALALGRADLGKIEPGAWADFVVVDSPHALKPLYHWGNQLIYAVYVSGNKALPPSGA